In Runella sp. SP2, the genomic window TTTCCCGCCGTTCGTTTATCAAGACGGCGGCAGTGGGCACGGCTTCGTTGTCGTTGCCAACAATTATCCCTGCCAGTGCTTTTGGGGCCAATGACCGCGTACGCGTTGCCGTCATCGGTATCAATGGCCGTGGAAAAGACCACATTTCTGGCTTTTCAAAATTAGCCAATGTAGAAGTAGCTGCCTTGTGCGACGTAGATAACGTCGTGTTACAAGAAAGAGCGGCTGATTTTGAGAAAAAAAACAACAAAAAAGTCAAGACGTTCCAAGATTTGCGGAAGGTCTATGAAGAGAAAGAAATTGATGCCGTCAGTATCGCTACCCCTAACCACTGGCACGCGTTGGCGGCGATTTGGGCCTGCCAAGCGGGAAAAGATGTTTATGTGGAAAAACCAGGCTGTCATAATATTTACGAAGGTCGAAAACTCGTAGAAGCTGCGACTAAATACAATCGGATTGTGCAGCACGGGGTACAGTTGCGGAGTTCGGTGGCCATGCAAGAAGCCATCAAACACCTCCGCGAAGGACTGATTGGGAATGTCTATATGGCGCGGGCGTTGATTTATAAATGGCGTCCCGACATTGGCAATCAGCCCACGTCGCCCGTGCCTGCGGGGTTGGATTGGGACTTGTGGCAGGGTCCCGCCCAAGCCCGTGCTTTTAGTAAAAATTACGTACACTACAATTGGCACTGGTTTTGGGACTATGGCAATGGCGACATTGGCAACCAAGGCATTCACGAAACCGACCTCGCGTTGTGGGGCTTGGACGTAGGACTGCCCGAAGAAATCACGTCGGCAGGTGGGAAGTTTTTGTGGAATGACTGCAAAGAAACGCCCGAGACGCTGACGTCAACCTACATTTATCCCAAACAAAAAAAGGTGATTGAGGTAGAAGTACGCCCGTGGATGACGAATAAAGAAGATGGCGTGGAAGTTGGAAACTTATTTTACGGCGATAAAGGCTACATGGTTATCAACGGTTACAACGACTATAAAACGTATTTGGGGAAAGAGCGTACGCCAGGCCCTGCCCGCAAAGAAGGCGGCGACCACTACCAAAACTTTATTGATGCTGTGCGTGCCCACGACAAAAAACTCTTGAATGGCCCCGTGGAAACGGCGCATTTGTCGGCTTCGTTGGCGCACTTGGGCAATATCGCCTACCGCCTCGACCGCAAACTCAAGTTTGACCCAACTACCGAAAAATTTGTGGGAGATAAAGAGGCCAACGCGATGCTTTCTCGCAAATACCGCGCTCCTTTTATTGTACCAGATAAAGTATAGAATTCTTGATTCAGAATATCTAAAGCCACCCAAGGTTTCGGCCTGCGGTGGCTTTAATTTTTTAGATAATTGGCCAGCTCAGCGTTATTTTTTACGTAAAGTGAAGGGGCTTTGCCGATAAATTCGGTGAAGTCTTTGATAAAATGCGATTGGTCGTAGTAGCCATAATGGTAAATAAGGTCTTGCCAATCGTCTATTTTCCAGCGTTTTTGGGCTAGTTCGTTGCACAAATGCCC contains:
- a CDS encoding Gfo/Idh/MocA family protein, whose amino-acid sequence is MKHTPFSRRSFIKTAAVGTASLSLPTIIPASAFGANDRVRVAVIGINGRGKDHISGFSKLANVEVAALCDVDNVVLQERAADFEKKNNKKVKTFQDLRKVYEEKEIDAVSIATPNHWHALAAIWACQAGKDVYVEKPGCHNIYEGRKLVEAATKYNRIVQHGVQLRSSVAMQEAIKHLREGLIGNVYMARALIYKWRPDIGNQPTSPVPAGLDWDLWQGPAQARAFSKNYVHYNWHWFWDYGNGDIGNQGIHETDLALWGLDVGLPEEITSAGGKFLWNDCKETPETLTSTYIYPKQKKVIEVEVRPWMTNKEDGVEVGNLFYGDKGYMVINGYNDYKTYLGKERTPGPARKEGGDHYQNFIDAVRAHDKKLLNGPVETAHLSASLAHLGNIAYRLDRKLKFDPTTEKFVGDKEANAMLSRKYRAPFIVPDKV